One part of the Microbacterium aurugineum genome encodes these proteins:
- a CDS encoding YihY/virulence factor BrkB family protein, protein MANTETPTDSPARPGLVARITGPLIAWALARRPVRAALLYSERRGPMLADSVTYRALFSVFAGVLLGFSIAALWLAGNPAALQAIIDAVEAAVPGLIGEEGVIDPDALRAPASFSIAGIISLIALVGAALSAIGSLRTAVRVLAGTLQDDILWIWVILRNLALALGIGLAFVVSAGLTFVGQLGVTWIADILGLPSDSPAVTWGVRLLSLLVVFALDTALIIGVFRVLSGVRPAARSLWPGALLGAFGLLVLQELSGLFVGGATSNPLLASFATLLALLIWLNFSAQVMLFACAYIVTAEEEASDRVHARYAATTFPQRRLQRAEVDVRIATAELRAAQEAVAADTSS, encoded by the coding sequence GTGGCGAACACCGAAACACCGACAGACTCCCCCGCGCGCCCCGGACTGGTCGCGCGCATCACGGGCCCGCTCATCGCGTGGGCTCTGGCACGGCGCCCGGTGCGCGCGGCATTGCTGTACAGCGAGCGACGCGGGCCGATGCTCGCCGACAGCGTCACCTACCGCGCGTTGTTCAGCGTCTTCGCCGGCGTACTGCTCGGCTTCTCGATCGCCGCGCTCTGGCTTGCGGGGAATCCGGCAGCGTTGCAGGCGATCATCGATGCCGTCGAGGCGGCCGTGCCGGGACTGATCGGAGAGGAAGGGGTGATCGATCCGGACGCCCTCCGGGCGCCCGCGTCCTTCTCCATCGCCGGCATCATCTCCCTGATCGCCCTGGTGGGCGCCGCGCTGAGCGCCATCGGCTCGTTGCGCACGGCGGTGCGGGTCCTCGCCGGCACCCTGCAGGACGACATCCTGTGGATCTGGGTCATCCTGCGCAATCTCGCTCTCGCGCTCGGCATCGGTCTGGCGTTCGTCGTCTCGGCAGGACTCACGTTCGTCGGTCAGCTCGGCGTGACGTGGATCGCCGACATCCTGGGCCTCCCGTCCGATTCCCCTGCGGTGACGTGGGGCGTGCGTCTGCTCTCACTCCTGGTCGTGTTCGCTCTCGACACCGCACTCATCATCGGCGTCTTCCGCGTGCTCTCGGGAGTGCGCCCGGCCGCGCGCTCCCTGTGGCCCGGCGCGCTGCTCGGCGCCTTCGGCCTCCTGGTCCTGCAGGAGCTGTCCGGCCTGTTCGTGGGCGGCGCGACGAGCAACCCGCTCCTCGCCTCCTTCGCCACGCTGCTCGCGCTGCTCATCTGGTTGAACTTCTCCGCGCAGGTGATGCTGTTCGCCTGCGCGTACATCGTCACGGCCGAGGAAGAGGCCTCGGACCGCGTGCACGCACGTTATGCCGCGACCACCTTCCCTCAGCGGCGTCTGCAGCGGGCCGAGGTCGACGTGCGGATTGCGACGGCGGAGCTGCGGGCCGCGCAGGAGGCCGTAGCAGCGGACACGTCGTCCTAG
- a CDS encoding alpha/beta fold hydrolase, whose amino-acid sequence MHARRRRIDLPHATLSALEWRPSTESGPPVLLLHGGGADSAALSWGEVGPALADAGHRVFAPDHPGFGQSPSAAWTLTQENLVRHVGELVDALELSDYAIAGLSLGGGMTIGHLFDRPAGARTAVLLGCYGVMPRLADGPLGRVTHLASFLLLRSGLLAAMTRSYARNASAMERGLRDLVRDPRARTPELVDAVAVEAANGTGLATFGQWQRDQVQWNRLRTVYTERLPSIRTPTLFVHGTRDSGVPLARIEKASELLPDAALLTVPEAGHWVQRDRPDLVIPAMIEHLRRSDDAATARP is encoded by the coding sequence ATGCACGCTCGACGACGGCGGATCGACCTTCCCCACGCCACGCTCTCCGCGCTGGAGTGGCGGCCGTCGACGGAGTCCGGGCCGCCCGTGCTGCTGTTGCACGGTGGAGGTGCCGACAGTGCCGCTCTCTCCTGGGGCGAGGTCGGCCCCGCCCTCGCCGACGCCGGACACCGCGTCTTCGCGCCTGATCATCCCGGCTTCGGACAGAGCCCGAGCGCCGCGTGGACCCTCACGCAGGAGAACCTCGTCCGCCACGTAGGCGAACTCGTCGACGCCCTCGAGCTGAGCGACTACGCGATCGCCGGACTCTCCCTCGGCGGCGGGATGACGATCGGGCATCTGTTCGACCGCCCCGCCGGGGCGCGCACCGCTGTCCTCCTCGGATGCTACGGAGTGATGCCCCGCCTCGCCGACGGCCCGCTCGGTCGGGTGACCCATCTGGCCTCCTTCCTCCTCCTGCGCTCGGGCCTGCTGGCTGCGATGACCCGCTCGTACGCGCGCAACGCCTCGGCGATGGAGCGCGGTCTGCGCGACCTGGTCCGCGATCCGCGTGCGCGCACACCGGAACTCGTGGACGCCGTGGCCGTCGAAGCGGCGAACGGAACAGGCTTGGCGACCTTCGGTCAGTGGCAGCGCGACCAAGTGCAGTGGAATCGGTTGCGCACGGTCTACACGGAACGGCTGCCGTCGATCCGCACCCCGACGCTGTTCGTGCACGGAACCCGGGACTCGGGCGTTCCGCTCGCACGCATCGAGAAGGCCTCTGAGCTGCTGCCGGATGCAGCCCTGCTCACGGTCCCCGAAGCCGGGCACTGGGTCCAGCGCGACCGGCCCGATCTCGTGATCCCCGCGATGATCGAACACCTGCGAAGGAGCGACGATGCCGCGACCGCGCGTCCCTGA
- a CDS encoding TetR/AcrR family transcriptional regulator: MPRPRVPDRRERILDAAEELVLAQGFDHMSVASVAARAGIGKGAVYLEFAGKRDVLDALLLRGNRRMADRVRRELGDHPRLGDACRATARALLDDPLMTAAFLDDRGVLGSHVMEVTDDRYRTRHHRVVEWFRELQDRHLIIADVDPRSLALALSSTTIGLLSAARLLGPLDRSVLEDTIDTIGRMAATFETER; the protein is encoded by the coding sequence ATGCCGCGACCGCGCGTCCCTGACCGGAGAGAACGCATCCTCGATGCCGCAGAAGAGCTCGTGCTCGCTCAGGGCTTCGACCATATGAGTGTCGCGTCCGTCGCCGCACGCGCAGGCATCGGCAAGGGCGCCGTGTATCTGGAGTTCGCCGGCAAACGTGATGTCCTCGATGCCCTGCTCCTGCGAGGGAACAGGCGCATGGCCGATCGCGTCCGCCGCGAACTGGGAGACCACCCTCGTCTCGGCGATGCCTGCCGGGCGACTGCGCGAGCACTGCTGGATGATCCGCTGATGACTGCGGCCTTCCTGGATGACCGGGGCGTGCTCGGCTCCCACGTGATGGAGGTGACCGACGACCGCTACCGGACACGCCATCACCGAGTGGTCGAGTGGTTCCGGGAACTGCAGGATCGCCACCTCATCATCGCCGACGTCGATCCCCGCTCGCTCGCCCTGGCCCTGTCGAGCACGACGATCGGGCTCCTCTCTGCGGCGCGTCTGCTCGGCCCGCTCGATCGGTCCGTGCTGGAGGACACGATCGACACCATCGGCCGGATGGCCGCGACCTTCGAAACGGAGCGATGA
- a CDS encoding alpha/beta fold hydrolase: MMQRESSAPAHDGPVLLLHGGGVAGWMWDPLRSHLTAEHRLLVPDLPGHGRNAADPYVSHAETTAALAQLLEEEGGSATVVGFSLGAQLAVRLAAERPDLVDRVVVISAQATPMRGTAATLAMLGALSWLARQRWFAKLQARQLYIPDELLPEYIRTSAGISRETLLRSVEENLRFVPPTAWGAFPGDALILVGAAEKALMKRSAAALDAALPQSTLQVVDGCGHGIPLQRPAWLAQRIEDWLADTAERP; the protein is encoded by the coding sequence ATGATGCAACGGGAATCCTCCGCTCCGGCCCACGACGGCCCAGTGCTGCTCCTCCACGGCGGGGGCGTGGCCGGATGGATGTGGGATCCGCTGCGTTCCCACCTCACCGCGGAGCATCGCCTCCTCGTTCCGGACCTCCCGGGCCATGGTCGCAATGCGGCCGATCCGTATGTGTCGCACGCAGAGACCACCGCCGCACTCGCGCAACTCCTCGAGGAGGAAGGAGGTTCTGCGACGGTCGTCGGGTTCTCGCTCGGCGCACAACTGGCCGTCCGACTCGCCGCGGAACGGCCCGACCTCGTGGACCGCGTGGTCGTCATCAGCGCGCAGGCCACGCCGATGCGAGGCACCGCCGCGACGCTCGCGATGCTCGGCGCCCTGTCGTGGCTCGCGCGGCAGAGGTGGTTCGCGAAGCTGCAAGCGCGTCAGCTGTACATCCCCGATGAACTCCTCCCCGAGTACATCCGGACCTCCGCAGGCATATCCCGAGAGACCCTCCTGCGCTCCGTCGAAGAGAATCTCCGGTTCGTTCCCCCCACGGCGTGGGGAGCCTTTCCCGGCGACGCGTTGATCCTGGTCGGCGCCGCGGAGAAAGCACTCATGAAACGCTCTGCCGCCGCACTCGACGCGGCCCTCCCACAGAGCACGCTCCAGGTCGTGGACGGATGCGGCCACGGCATACCGCTGCAACGTCCGGCCTGGCTGGCACAGCGGATCGAGGACTGGCTCGCCGACACCGCTGAACGCCCCTAG
- a CDS encoding LmeA family phospholipid-binding protein: MSDDNHTLPYPEAGAEHPTLVIPGSSPEQSPEGATRRRRWPWVLLVVVIVLAALVVAAEFVARAVLPGIVRSIVVEQLDLPADQQLDVETHGLVLPQLIGGNLESLRLSTDSVTLEGITGAAEVMATDVPLRGGELGGASGTIRIDQGQFTSLLAGTDLPIESVELEAPNATVSGSITVFGASVPLSLTVTPGVVDGDLELTPVAASIGGLDIDLDQVGSTLGSLGQEVTKPQRVCIADQLPAGLTLTGLEIVDGAAVIDVDVDGAIVTDTSLQDKGVCPS, translated from the coding sequence ATGAGCGACGACAACCACACCCTCCCGTATCCGGAGGCCGGTGCCGAGCATCCGACGCTCGTGATCCCCGGTTCTTCGCCTGAGCAGTCACCCGAGGGAGCGACCCGGAGACGTCGCTGGCCCTGGGTGCTGCTGGTCGTGGTGATCGTTCTGGCAGCGCTCGTCGTCGCCGCCGAGTTCGTGGCGCGCGCCGTGCTGCCGGGCATCGTGCGGTCGATCGTCGTGGAGCAGCTCGATCTGCCCGCCGATCAGCAGCTCGATGTCGAGACGCACGGCCTGGTGCTTCCGCAACTCATCGGCGGAAACCTGGAGTCCCTGCGTCTGTCGACCGATTCGGTCACCCTCGAAGGCATCACGGGTGCGGCGGAGGTCATGGCGACCGACGTCCCGCTGCGCGGCGGTGAGCTCGGCGGCGCCTCCGGGACGATCCGCATCGATCAGGGGCAGTTCACCTCCCTGCTCGCCGGCACAGACCTTCCCATCGAATCCGTCGAGCTCGAGGCTCCGAACGCCACCGTGAGCGGATCGATCACCGTGTTCGGCGCGTCCGTGCCGCTCTCCTTGACCGTCACCCCCGGAGTCGTCGACGGCGACCTCGAACTCACACCGGTGGCCGCCAGCATCGGCGGGCTCGACATCGACCTCGATCAGGTCGGTTCGACGCTCGGCTCGCTCGGTCAGGAGGTCACGAAACCGCAGCGGGTGTGCATCGCCGATCAACTCCCCGCCGGACTCACCCTCACCGGGCTCGAGATCGTCGATGGCGCGGCGGTGATCGACGTCGACGTCGACGGAGCGATCGTCACGGACACGTCGTTGCAGGACAAGGGCGTCTGCCCGAGCTGA
- the argS gene encoding arginine--tRNA ligase has protein sequence MNPESLAAAVLAVLAPLAEERRPGEPLELTAADIVLERPRNRDHGDWATNIAMRLAKPFGTNPRELAQQIADGLGGVEGIASAEVAGPGFINIRLDAAAAGALAKVIVDAGSAYGTNTSQEGVSVNVEFVSANPTGPLHIAHTRWAALGDSIVRLLLASGANAVREYYINDAGAQMERFALSVLAAAKGEPTPEGGYPGEYITTLAGRVLEARPDLLQLPDDEQSEVALELAYEFQLAEIRSSLGRFNVPFDVWFSERTLHAKDASGSSLIDQAVDRLREQGHVFDEDGAVWVRTTDFGDDKDRVIRRSNGEYTYFAADAAYYLNKGDRGFQNKIYLLGADHHGYVHRLKAIAGAAGEDPEKNVEVLIGQMVSINGARLSKRAGNIIEMDDLLDWLGTDALRYSLERSPADSPLDLDPELLQKRTNDNPVFYVQYAHARTHNVARNAADSGVDRSEFAPETLTHESEAALLGALQEFPRIVAFAAQVREPHRVARYLEELAGLYHRWYDNCRVIPQGDDPIETVHRTRLWLNDAAGQVFRNGLDLLGVSAPERM, from the coding sequence ATGAACCCCGAATCGCTCGCCGCCGCCGTCCTTGCCGTCCTCGCACCCCTCGCCGAGGAACGACGTCCCGGTGAGCCTCTGGAACTCACCGCCGCCGACATCGTGCTGGAGCGTCCGCGCAACCGCGACCACGGCGACTGGGCGACGAACATCGCCATGCGCCTGGCCAAGCCCTTCGGCACGAACCCGCGGGAGCTCGCCCAGCAGATCGCCGACGGTCTCGGTGGGGTCGAGGGGATCGCGAGCGCCGAGGTCGCCGGTCCGGGCTTCATCAACATCCGGCTCGATGCGGCCGCCGCCGGCGCCCTGGCGAAGGTCATCGTCGACGCGGGCTCCGCCTACGGCACCAACACGTCGCAGGAAGGCGTCAGCGTCAACGTGGAGTTCGTCTCTGCGAACCCGACGGGGCCGTTGCACATCGCACACACGCGGTGGGCCGCTCTCGGCGACTCGATCGTCCGCCTCCTCCTCGCGAGCGGCGCGAACGCCGTCCGGGAGTACTACATCAACGATGCCGGCGCGCAGATGGAGCGCTTCGCCCTTTCGGTTCTCGCTGCGGCGAAGGGCGAGCCCACCCCCGAGGGCGGCTATCCGGGGGAGTACATCACGACGCTCGCCGGTCGTGTTCTCGAAGCGCGCCCGGATCTGCTCCAGCTGCCCGACGACGAGCAGTCGGAGGTGGCACTCGAGCTCGCCTATGAATTCCAGCTCGCCGAGATCCGGTCCTCCCTCGGCCGCTTCAACGTGCCCTTCGACGTGTGGTTCTCCGAGCGCACGCTGCACGCGAAGGACGCGTCGGGGTCGAGCCTGATCGATCAGGCCGTCGACCGTCTGCGCGAGCAGGGCCACGTCTTCGACGAGGACGGTGCGGTCTGGGTGCGCACCACCGACTTCGGCGACGACAAGGACCGTGTCATCCGCCGTTCGAACGGCGAGTACACCTACTTCGCCGCCGATGCCGCGTACTACCTGAACAAGGGAGACCGCGGGTTCCAGAACAAGATCTACCTTCTCGGCGCCGACCACCACGGTTATGTGCACCGGCTCAAGGCCATCGCGGGAGCGGCGGGTGAGGATCCGGAAAAGAACGTCGAGGTGCTGATCGGACAGATGGTGTCGATCAACGGTGCCCGACTCAGCAAGCGCGCCGGCAACATCATCGAGATGGACGACCTGCTCGACTGGCTCGGCACCGACGCGCTCCGTTACTCCTTGGAGCGCTCGCCGGCGGACTCCCCGCTCGATCTCGATCCCGAGCTGCTGCAGAAGCGCACCAACGACAACCCGGTGTTCTACGTGCAGTACGCCCATGCCCGCACCCACAACGTCGCCCGCAACGCCGCCGACTCCGGCGTCGACCGCTCCGAGTTTGCCCCGGAGACCCTCACGCACGAATCCGAGGCCGCCCTTCTCGGGGCTCTGCAGGAGTTCCCGCGCATCGTCGCGTTCGCCGCCCAGGTGCGTGAGCCCCACCGTGTCGCGCGGTACCTCGAGGAGCTCGCGGGGCTGTACCACCGCTGGTACGACAACTGCCGCGTCATCCCTCAGGGCGATGACCCGATCGAGACGGTCCACCGCACCCGCCTGTGGCTGAATGATGCCGCCGGTCAGGTGTTCCGCAACGGCCTCGACCTCCTCGGGGTCAGCGCACCCGAGCGCATGTGA
- a CDS encoding SGNH/GDSL hydrolase family protein, which translates to MGAAIEGADAASEALAPAPLTLPAHPTVLVFGDSWTYGSAATVPTLGYAYVLASLIDGQTIVNGVRGSGYLKPGLDGPAFGERIAALDPALSPDLVIMQGSINDRKQGVAGYREAVAAAWDAMAAKYPEAAIVVLGPAPHELPVGATTARIDTDLGELAAARGWWYISPIAQGWITAQNYLDVIDVDLGRKHPSTEGHRYLAEKVAAALDEMRAAPVTEAGGSETTPDE; encoded by the coding sequence ATGGGCGCCGCGATCGAGGGTGCAGACGCCGCGTCCGAGGCACTCGCCCCTGCTCCCCTCACCCTGCCCGCGCACCCGACCGTTCTGGTCTTCGGCGACTCCTGGACCTACGGCTCTGCGGCGACGGTACCGACCCTCGGCTACGCCTACGTCCTCGCGAGCCTGATCGACGGCCAGACGATCGTGAACGGCGTCCGAGGGAGCGGGTACCTCAAGCCCGGTCTCGACGGCCCGGCCTTCGGCGAGCGCATCGCTGCACTCGACCCCGCCCTCTCCCCCGACCTCGTGATCATGCAGGGATCCATCAACGACCGGAAGCAGGGCGTCGCAGGCTACCGCGAGGCCGTCGCCGCAGCCTGGGACGCGATGGCTGCGAAGTATCCGGAGGCGGCAATCGTCGTGCTCGGCCCGGCACCGCACGAACTCCCCGTGGGCGCGACGACCGCTCGCATCGACACGGATCTGGGTGAGCTCGCCGCGGCACGGGGCTGGTGGTACATCTCCCCCATCGCCCAGGGCTGGATCACCGCGCAGAACTATCTCGATGTGATCGACGTCGATCTGGGACGCAAGCACCCTTCGACCGAAGGACACCGCTACCTGGCCGAAAAGGTCGCTGCCGCCCTCGACGAGATGCGCGCCGCGCCGGTCACCGAGGCGGGTGGGTCGGAGACGACCCCCGACGAGTGA
- a CDS encoding histidine phosphatase family protein — MTLALVRHGRTAWNHERRMQGQSDIALDRVGEAQADAAGRLLARAVWSQIVTSPLRRAAQSAEIIRGHIPRADYRVHEDLVERHYGEADGLPIAEVWERWPDQEYPGAESVAATADRAAGALRELLREGVNTVVVAHGTLLRLGIETVTEQPCSRLSNGDVILLDGDQAAGYTARRVTE, encoded by the coding sequence ATGACGCTCGCGCTGGTCAGGCACGGACGGACCGCGTGGAATCACGAACGCAGAATGCAGGGGCAGTCCGACATCGCCCTCGATCGGGTCGGTGAGGCCCAGGCCGATGCTGCGGGTCGTCTGCTGGCGAGGGCAGTCTGGTCGCAGATCGTCACGTCTCCGCTGCGACGTGCGGCGCAGTCGGCCGAGATCATCCGTGGTCACATCCCCCGTGCGGACTACCGCGTGCATGAGGACCTCGTCGAGCGGCACTACGGTGAGGCCGACGGTCTGCCGATCGCCGAGGTCTGGGAGCGGTGGCCGGACCAGGAGTATCCGGGTGCCGAATCCGTCGCGGCCACTGCCGACCGCGCTGCCGGTGCCCTGAGAGAGCTCCTTCGGGAGGGAGTGAACACCGTGGTCGTGGCGCACGGCACGCTCTTGCGGCTCGGCATCGAGACGGTGACGGAGCAGCCGTGCTCGCGGCTGTCGAACGGCGATGTCATCCTGCTCGACGGAGACCAAGCTGCCGGGTACACCGCGCGGCGCGTGACGGAATGA
- a CDS encoding ABC transporter ATP-binding protein has product MASVTLDHVSLRYRSGAVGLADIDLQIADGEFLALVGPSGSGKTTLLRSIAGFLTPTAGRVLIDDRVIAGPGVAVPPEQRRLGMVFQQHAVWPHWDVGRNVEYPLRRAKVPRAERRTRVGEALDLVGLAGYERRDPATLSGGQRQRVALARALVARPRVLLLDEALSALDEPLRDRLRLELRTLTREMGLTVVHVTHDRSEALALADRVAVLDGGRIQQVDTPTNLLARPDSPFVAKFLSDATLVEGHVVDGVFSAADHPLSVPCPGRASVARATAAVLPGSITLTPGGDAVIRSSLFAPDGSDVVVDWQGTHLRARTSGSRHLVGDAVSVHIEEAVVYPQAGGHAAAREAVMSA; this is encoded by the coding sequence ATGGCCTCCGTCACGCTCGATCACGTCTCTCTGCGATACCGCTCCGGTGCCGTCGGACTCGCCGACATCGACCTGCAGATCGCAGACGGGGAGTTCCTCGCCCTCGTCGGCCCGTCCGGATCCGGGAAGACGACGCTGCTGCGCAGTATCGCAGGGTTCTTGACGCCCACGGCCGGTCGGGTCCTGATCGACGATCGCGTCATCGCCGGCCCGGGCGTCGCCGTGCCACCGGAGCAGCGGCGGCTCGGGATGGTGTTCCAGCAGCACGCCGTCTGGCCGCACTGGGACGTAGGTCGCAACGTCGAGTATCCGTTGCGGCGCGCCAAGGTCCCGCGCGCCGAACGACGGACCCGCGTCGGCGAGGCATTGGACCTCGTGGGACTCGCGGGCTACGAGCGCCGTGACCCTGCCACTCTGTCCGGTGGCCAGAGACAGCGTGTCGCCCTGGCCCGTGCTCTGGTCGCTCGCCCCCGCGTGCTTCTCCTGGACGAAGCGCTCTCCGCCCTCGACGAACCACTCCGTGATCGGCTTCGTCTCGAGCTGCGCACCCTCACGCGGGAGATGGGGTTGACCGTCGTCCATGTGACCCACGACCGTTCGGAGGCTCTCGCGCTCGCCGACCGCGTCGCCGTGCTCGACGGGGGACGCATCCAACAGGTCGACACCCCGACGAACCTGCTCGCTCGCCCGGACAGCCCGTTCGTCGCGAAGTTCCTCTCCGACGCCACGCTCGTGGAGGGACATGTCGTCGACGGCGTCTTCTCTGCCGCCGATCATCCGCTGAGCGTCCCCTGCCCCGGACGGGCGAGCGTTGCGCGGGCTACCGCTGCGGTCCTTCCCGGCTCCATCACCCTCACACCGGGCGGCGATGCCGTCATCCGCTCCTCGCTCTTCGCCCCCGACGGCAGCGACGTCGTCGTGGACTGGCAGGGCACACATCTCCGTGCGCGGACGAGCGGAAGCCGTCATCTGGTCGGGGATGCCGTCTCCGTCCACATCGAAGAGGCGGTGGTCTATCCACAGGCCGGGGGACACGCTGCCGCGCGCGAGGCGGTGATGTCGGCATGA